The stretch of DNA GGGGCTTTACCTTGGAATGTCAACAGGAACGGAATGACGAGATGTTTAGAAGAAATAAAAAAGGGGCTATGGGTGGCAATGAAGATTTATTTCGGAATGATGATAGAAGTTGAGAACAACAAAGAAGACTTATAAAATTGTAGAACGAAAGGTTTAAATTGATCAAAAAATTAACTAAAAATTACTAACCAATTGCTAATAGAATTACTAAGAAAAAATCTTCATAAAGTTAACCCATAAAGCATAAAACAATAAATTCATTATTTTAAACAAGGCTCAATATGAATAACTACCTCATAAATACTATCAATACTATTTTTTACTTTATTTTCGATTTCCGTTGCAATTCTATGGGACTCAAAAACACTCATATCTTTTGGAAGTTCAATATGAAGATCAACAATGTAGTAAGAGCCAAGTTTCCTTACCCTTATTTGGTGTGGATTACAAATCATATCAAAACCTTTAATTTTATCTTCTACTTTTTGCGCTATATTCTCATCGCTTGTTTCCATAATCTCTATAACTGCCGGTTTTAATATATCAAACCCCATATAGATAATCGCACCTGAAACAAAAAAAGAAGCAATGCTGTCAAAAAACGCTTTATTGGTAATCCTGATAAGTAAACCACCTATAAGAACAGATGAAGAAGCAAGTATATCACCAAAATAATCCTTTGCATTTGCAATAAGCGCCTCGTTTGAGGTATTTTTACCAACAACACTCATGTAGGATGAAAGGAAAATTTTACCAATAATACTAATCGAAGCCCCAATAATCATTAAGCTCTCAATT from Caldisericaceae bacterium encodes:
- a CDS encoding cation diffusion facilitator family transporter, whose translation is MAERETRALKAIRIAMLVNTLIALIKVVLGVFGNSISLISDGIDTTIDIVKNIIVYKGTEIASRPPDSGHPYGHGRAETISSSIIGISVILAGFFIIFEGISKFNKTEAIESLMIIGASISIIGKIFLSSYMSVVGKNTSNEALIANAKDYFGDILASSSVLIGGLLIRITNKAFFDSIASFFVSGAIIYMGFDILKPAVIEIMETSDENIAQKVEDKIKGFDMICNPHQIRVRKLGSYYIVDLHIELPKDMSVFESHRIATEIENKVKNSIDSIYEVVIHIEPCLK